In Prionailurus viverrinus isolate Anna chromosome D1, UM_Priviv_1.0, whole genome shotgun sequence, the DNA window CGTTTGGAGTTTGAAGTAGACATCCAATAACtcaatttcctgtcttctttcaaTAATACATCATTTTAAAGATTTCCCTCACTTGTTTTCTAGTTACATTTTAATGTGTAAATGTCATACCTTTATAAGTACAACAAAATACCAATGACATCTCTAATTGACATATTTATTAGTTTATGTATTAGTATGCATTCATTGTATACAATATTACATATATTCCACTATGTACTGAAGATGCAATGACAGAAACAACAGACATGGCCCCTGACTATATAGAAGGGGAGGGTAATTAAACAGTAGTTATGTTAGCAGGTAAGAGTCATGATTGCCAAATGCAATTACTTATGCTCacagacattcattcatttattaaagaaaacaattgagATTTACTGGTATATACACTTGGTATATACACTGGTATATACACTAAATAGGTATATACCGGAGATTTAGAATAAAGCAACACAATGCCTTCCCACAACAATTCTTAATTAATTGGGGATGATAGACATGAAGATGTAAGTAAAATTGTActgtattataataaaattattagtgGGTTATattgagaggaaaagagaaatgacaattctactaaaatgttagaaaaactcatcacagaaaaaaatttaagtttatttatttattttgagagagagagagagatcatgaacagggcagcagagagagagagaggaagagagagaatcccaagcaggccccatgctgccagcatggagtccaatgtggggcttgtgaggtcatgacccaagccaaaaccaagagtcagatgttcaactgactgggccacccaggtgccccagaaaattttttgtttaatattggTGTTACAATTTTAAGCCAAGCAAATTGGTAAATGCTTAGAGTCTTGGGAAGGttggtgtatatgtataaaaatacattgaaTCATCCAGTTTGAAAAAAGTGGCAATGTGTAGTCAGAGGCTGGAGAGAAAGGTGgggataagaaaatggaaaactttctaaaatatgttaataaCTTGACCTTTATTTTATACCTAATTGTAAATCACTTAATTATTTAAACTCAAATATTTAAGTAGAATAGAgatctaaaaattatttcagtaagaTCTTTCACACAATACTTTTATGGATGATAAATTagataaaaaatagtaaataataaattgcATCAagacaataaccaaaataatacCATCCACTTggcagacaaaaagaaaatacttccaCTCTCACAAGACCATCCTTGAAATGATGATGTATTTCCCAGAGGGAAACAGACAGATGAAAGGTAAAGAGAGAGTCAGGATGTCACTTTCACTAAGCCAAACTTGACTACTTCAGCAAGTTTCTCCTGGCCCTGAGTACCTTGTGTACTGCAGACCTTATCTGTTTGGTTTTTAGGCTATAAACCAAGGGATTAAGGACTGGGgtcaagaagagaaagagattggCCATGGTGACATGGAGAAGAGGAGATGTGAATGTACCAAACCTATGAATTAGAGCCAGGACAATGAGTGGCACATAAAAGATGCAGACAGTGAAAATGTGGGAAATGCAAGTATTAAGCGCTCTGAGCTGACCATCTTCTGAAGCAATACCCAGCACTGTTTTCAAAATAAGGATGTGTGAAATGACAATGAACACAGAGTCAACTCCAAAGGAGCAGAGCACAAGAGACAGTCCATAGATGATGTTGACTCTGACAGGGCCACAGGCCAGCTTCATAACATCAGGGTGGTAGCAGTAACAATGTGATAGAATAACATCCCTGCAGAAGGACAATCGCTTGAGCAGGATTGGCAAGGGTACCATCAACACCACAGCCCTAACCATGGCTGCAATTCCCATCCCCATGATCCGAGGAGAGGTTAAGACCACAGTGTAGTGCAATGGGTTGCGAATAGCTACAAATCGGTCAAAGGCCATGGCCAACAGGATGGCTGACTCCATGGAGGAGAAGGTATGGATGAAGAACATTTGTGTCAGACAAGAATGGAACTCAATTTCTCTGTGATTCAAGAGGAAGACACTGAGTACCGTAGGTAGAGTTGATAAAGACAGACCCACATCTGTGGTTGCCAGCATCGTTAGGAAGATGTATTGAGGGTCATGAAGGCTGGAGGTGTTTTTGATAACAAAGAGGATGATGCAGTTCCCCAGGAGAGCAATTAGATACATGACACACAGTGGGATAGAGATCCATATTTGTACAGCCTCCAGTCCAGGAATGCCTGTTAGGAGAAGAGTGGGTGGCTGGAACCAGCTACTGTTTATAGGACCCATAAGGATATTTCTTGGGATCCAGCCCAAATGAGCTTCTAGGCATTTCTCTTAGgagaaaaacacagattttaagATAGGAAGACATAGCGTACCTAACTCCCCTGGGGCAGCACTAATCCTAGACATCCTTATCTACCAAAGAATTGATCCTTAAAATGTTTCCAAGTTTATCTGAATAACTACCTGGAGTTAGGGCAATGGATAACTGCTAGTAAAAGGTAAGAGCTACTAGAGTTCCTTTGGCCTAGAACACTCCAACATGGATCAAGTGACAATGAAAATTTcttgaaatttctttaaagaaaataattttcttttttatctcagTGCTTAGAAAAAATTATTGTGAGGAatctatttcttaatttatttaattatgcttgcttccatttttattttcaatcactTTAATTGAAACTCTGAAAGAAATTCCTGCACTTTCTCCACATCAACATCATACCTATTCAAGCATCTGGAAATCTGGTCATTTTTCCTGTTCGTTTTACCTATAGAGATAAAGCATAGGATATTTCAATAACCCACATAAACctcaaaccattaaaaaaatccatgtgacATCCTGACATCCTTCATTTTTACAATTAATTCATAtgttgatttttcaaaatatgagTGATAAAATCATTAAAGTGGATACTGTTATTATATCTTAGCTGATGCTAGAATAGtttcaaatattaacaaataatttatttaataaaatttgaaatacatCTATTTAAAAACATAGATATCGTTTACTAGGAAGTAAATAACAATACTTCAGTAAGTATCTTAAAAATAGCGTAATTGATGTggaatttataaaagaaagtaataaacaaaaaaggagaatgagatctataaatacagagaacaaacaaatggCAGAGGGAGTTGGAGGTTTGGGAAACgtgggtgaaggggagggggagatataggcttccagtcatggaatgaataagtcatgggaataaaaggcataaCATAGGGAAtccagtcaatggtattgtaatagtgttgtatggtgacagagagTAGCTACGCTTGTGGTGAGTGTAGAATAAcgcatagaattgttgaaccactgtgtagtatgcctgaaactaatgtaacactgtctGTCAACTAtgctcaaacaaacaaaaaatagcataATTGGAGGAAATGAGGTTAGCACTTATGTATTTATCTTACAAAGAAGGGTAGGAAGAGATTACAAATAATTGGTTGAATACACTTAGATTCAAGTTTTTTGTTTACGATTGCaagcagaaacaaaacagggatgtAACTGCATTCGGATATGTGAGATTGGGAAAGAAGGGAGGTAATATAACTGACCTGGAAGAGCATGAAATCAAAACACAATGTCTTTTGtgaaattatatcatttaaaagTATGCCCCAAAATtgaaaaaccagaagaaaaattaaacagagatCGATGAAGGATTCCTTTTCAGGAAAAAAGCTAAAGATGGGGAATATTAGCataagagacatttttttttttgccctcagCCAAAACTGTGCTGTTTTAAAAGCATGTCAATGTAAGCAAAGTTATCTTTTTATAGATATAAACATATTTTCGAGGAGCAGATCCCAAATGAATCACAATATATACATTTCCATGCATTGATGTATAGACCTATGCTTGTTCAGTCCCCTACTCTCATATTCTTGGTAGTGAATGTCTACTCTATCCTACTATATTCTTTCATAGAGTGTCTATTAAAGAGTTTCACGAAGCATGTCGTTTTAGCTGAGGGAGTGAATCAGCACCTCATAAGGAGGGCCCCTAATAAGAAGACTGACTTTAGGCAATTAGAATACTGagctttatatattataaattatatataaatattatattatacagaaaagattaatattaaaatattatttttatttatttttatttatttttatttttaattttatttatttgttttatttattattttttgttatatatatatatacatatatatatatgtatatatatatatatatatatataaaagctgtATACATGAACTATCTCAGTCTTCCTTGACATGAgtcaagaaggagaaggaaggaaaggaggaggaacaggaggagggaGATGAAGAAAGTCATAGTCCATAATAGAGAGGGAATCTGAACATACCACACACCCACAGTTACTCAACACACTGCATCCCACCACAGTAAGAGCTGGAACAGACATAAAATTCTGACCCACCACAATACACAATGTACCTCATTTAAACACACAGAAATACATATACTACAggttcatatatacacataaccGTCTTTCCTCCCTTTGCTTTATTTCCCAATATACCTTGGAattcattcttctctcttttataCTCATTTCCCCCTTCTGTTTTGGTCACTGAGCCATGAAGCACTACCAGCACACGCATCCATACACCAGGGACATCATTGCACCAACAATGTGAAACTCAAGTATATATTCAGCCATATTGTtagtgtttcaattttttttagccGTTACAAGTTTAATACTTTTTGTGGTGTGCCTAACCCTGTTCCATgagaatgtcttttatttcaactaattttattttttttcttgtcactcTCCACTCTAGTCTGATTGGTTGCTTAATTCTACCACATACGACTTTCTCATTCCAACATCAGAATATTTGTACACTTTCTGATGGGATCCCAAATGTGATCATGCTTTATCTCCACTGATGGTGATTAAGTTAATTGATTGAAAgccatggggcacttgggtggctcagtcagttaagtgtccgacttcggctcaagtcatgatctcatgatttgtgggttccagccccgtgttgggctctgtgctgacagctcagaccctggagcctgcttcagattctgtgtctccctctctctcaacccctcccccactcacactctgtctctctctcaaacataaataaacatttttaaaaaattaaaataaataaaataaaaaaataaaagccagtcTATATCCAGCATTCTATAAAATCCTCTCATGCTATTTCATATTATAAGAATTCCTCAAGCCATCAAATCCATACAGAATGTACTTTTCCCCCCAATAGATGGCATTTATGACATATAATTTCATATTGTCTTCCAGCTGAAACCTAAAGGAGTTTTCCTTATGCAGTTTGATTTTAAATACCTTTAAGATTGGGATTGTACCCTTCACATATTGCAGTCCAATACTGTTTGGACACAGAAAGCTCATAGtaaattttgtttaaacaaataaattacttgTTTAGAGGTTCCTACTGTAGTATAAATTTGCTAACCCCTAGCAAAGATTTAAAACTCACAAGAAATCCAGGCTCCTTTttacttgttattattttttaagtgtttatttatttattttgagagaagacagcatgtgtggaggagggtcagagagagagggagagagaaaatcccaagcagagtccatgcctagcatggagcccaatgtgggactccattccacaaccatgagaccttgacctgaactgcaatcaagagtctgatgctcatctgactgagccacccaggtgtcctgagctCCCTTTTAAAAACTGATGTAGAAAAAGGGTTTGGGGTCATCTTCCTCACTGAGGCTCGTTTAGAACTGAAGAGTAGATGCCACTAAATTAGAAGCAGAGAAGGAGGTGACAATCAGATGAAGAATATTCATTCTGGTATTTATCAACCTGCTCGATTTCCAGTTATCCTTGTGCTAGAGTTCCATTGAATTCTGGTAGATTGCTCATCCTAGCCAGAGAGATATCTTGCTGGCTGTTCCTGGAGAGCCAAAGACATTTAAATACCATCTCCATAAGCCCTCCTTCAAACCTcctaaaaaattccttttaagaTGTATGTATCACTCCTGGAGTCTTCCTCCAGAGCCCACAACAAAACCCTGCTCTCTCACTTATGTACTATGAATCCCCATCTGTTAACCTTGAACTACAGAACACACTTCTTGGCTCCTCAATTAGGTGTCTTTATTCTCATCATTTCCCAACtcccttttggtttcttttttaaaggcacTGATCTTCCATGACTTTCATTTTGAATCTATGGAAAACTTCAATGAAGCAGCTCCTAAAGAGGGTTCgccatcttctttcttttgtttttttaagatttatttttttaggtaatctctatatCCCAgctggggttcgaactcatgaccctgagatcaagagtaacatgctcctctgactgagcaagtcaggtgcccctcatctctGTTCTTTTAAAGAATATACTTTCAACAGTtctttttatgtgccaggcaaCCTCCTTACTATGCAACCTGCATCCTCAGCATGGGTTGGCAGGTGAGCTCAGCAGCACAGTTCTCTTGGACTCACCTTCCTTGGCATAGATGGAGAATGGATGGGCTCTTAGAAGATGCTAGAAACCACTGATAGAGATATTTGCCCAGCAGCCAGAGTTATTTATTGCCACAAGTAGAAAATCTTAGACACAAGGTGCCAGAGGGAGATTATCAAAATATTCTCCTCAGATAGTGGTTTTATCGTGCTACATATGAGATGTCACAGAAAACAAAGTCTTTGGAAGCAAGGACATGCCAAGCCTGCTTTTCTCAATACTCCAGAGTCCCTGTAATTAATCACACATTCCAGCATGAAACCAGTTGTATCTCTACTGTTCACCACAAACATGTGATACACCTTTTTTTCAAGAAGTGATTTTTCCTGATAAGTGACCTTTAGGTATCCATACTTAGCTTGGATCATTTTCTGAGGTGAATAATTTTGAACTGTAATCTAATGTTTTTGAGAAGCTGAGGTTTGGACACTTTCTTTCACTATCATTGTTATAAATAcccattattatattatttctcaACATTGTACTGTGATAGTTTTCTCTGAGAGGTATAGGACCACTTATATTAGTATGAGTTAGcaggattttatttaaacttctgggttttccttccttttcttactGCAAAGCTGTTAGTTGTTagacactttctctctttttaaagttttattatgtCTTTCCTGTGATTGTaacattttcctctccttttaaagttctaatctttatttcctacTTCATTCACAATGCTTAGAATGATACCTATCATATAGAGGCATTCAATATATTCTtgatcaatgaaaaataaatgatgatgagGACTACTTTTGGCAAAAATGGAGTAAGAGCAATTGAATTCATCTTCTACTCTCAaccaaaataattagaaaaaatgtatGAAGTAACAGTTTTTAAGACAATGAATCTCTGGCAACAAAGGACTATAATCTATGAGAGTCAGGGAAACATACAAAATGAATcccacagggatgcctgggtggcccagtctgttaaacatctgactcttgattttggctctggtcatggcCTCatgtttatgagatcaagccccgtgtcttgCTCCCTGCTGTGCAGCTCAGactctggttgggattctttctctcctctctttctgccttcccctctcaaaataaataaataaacatttaaaaataaataaataaatcctacaaTGGCCCTAGCTCACTGCTTTGAGAGAGTTTCCAGGCAGAAACCAAGACAGAGCCTATGAACTTCCTGAGTTGAGGAACCATTGCTGAGAATCCAAGAAGACAAAATTGTTTATAGAGTTCATGAGACAGAGTAACAAAGAGGAGACTACTACCAAAGGTAGATCCTTGAAGATCTGCAGAGGCTTCCCTCAAATACTTATCAGAGTCCTGATTGGTGCATATGTGTAAAGAAGTGGCCTTTACCTGAGGCCAAAGAAACAACTCtctaagaggaaaatgaaataggtTTAATAACCCACACACAGCCTGAGTAAGTGCCTGTTCCCAGCCACACTGGAAGAACTCATAATCCACAGGTCATTGGGCagaatacttagaaaaataatgtcCAATCAGTGGGGGTAATGAACAATTCATTCTAGGTTAAAAGCTCACTTGTCATGCCTGATAAATCTTAAGCCTAAGAACTTAAGGATCAAACTTAAATtccagataatttaaaaatcatatcaaAGCAAAGCTTAAGAATATTGATaggtatataaataaattttaggaatataaactttaatataaaatttatatataatttttagtaaatataAATTCTACTTACAcccaacaaggtaaaattcatAGTATCTGAAATCTAATTAAAACATgcttgcaggggtgcctgggtggttaagttggttaagttggttaagtggttaagttggttaagttggttaagttggttaagtgtatgactcttgattttggctcaggtcatgatctcagggttgtcagatccagccctgcattggactttgcactgaatgtggagcccacttaagattctctcttttcccctctctctctctgccccttccccacttgcatgtacacacaccctctctctaaaaaagtaaaaaaataaaaaattaaaaaaacatacatacaaagaagcaagaaaatatgactcactaagaaagagaaaaaaattaatctaaagAAACTGATCCAGAATTGACAGATTTTGGAAATAGACAAGGGCATTAAAACAGTTGTTATAACTCTATTCCacatgtcaaaaaataaaatagagacatgGAATTAATGCTCagtctgaaatatatatatatatatatatatatatatgaagatagATGGGGAAGTACATTTGGTAACTATATTTGTACTTAGCTTAGGAAAGATTTTGGTTGGAGGTATAGATACGAGTCATCAGATGGGAAATACATACAGAATGAGAATAATGTATCACACACagaaaaaatcaataagaatTATCTTGAGTGAATATGTGTGTTGTGGATGTGAATGtgtatctgtatatgtatatgtgcatacagTAGGGGAGTCCGTAAAGGAGGAGCAGATTCAGAGCAGACAGAGTAGCACACTGAGTTGAGGTGACAAGGCACATTTACTCAAAGACATGAAGACTTAATTCCATCAGAGATATAACGGCTGGGAATGAAACTTATCTACCATCAACACAGATATCATAACTTGCAAAGGGTTGAAATTGCATTAGAGAGCGAGCAGATCCCTCAAAGACATAATATGGTGAAGGAAGTGAAGGAGCTGATGTTAGAACAAAGAGAAACATTTCCGTGTAAGAGACAcgacaaagaagaaaatgctttaGAAATTGTTTGCAGGAAAATATTCCTGACTGTTGGGAACAATATTGCTGAAAGCCCAATAATATATAGtcattgaaagaaatttttaagggTTAGATTAAGTGagcaaataaaataaggaaataatacaaGACATCTGATTTTCTAATGCAGAAAGCAATTTTATGAAGATCATGGTACATTTCTGGGGATTAAGACAGGCTTGTGAAgagaaatgaatgttttataaGGTTAAAAAGAATTTTGCATTTATGAAAAGATCTATTTAGTATCTGTAtttgctaaccaaaagaaatatgaaaaaggtTTTCACTTTTATGGAAAAAGGTGAAGAGTGAAGTAATGTTCAGTGTTTGTGTTGCAGCGAGTCATTGTAGAGGCAGCTCACACCCTGAGCAGCGAGAGCGGCCTGGCCAGGCTCCTTCCTCAGGAAGCACACTCAGCCTCTCAGCATCAAGACATTGTGGCTTCGAATTGTGCTTCTGAGTATCCGTGCAACCTAAGGTATCAGAATAGTTTAAATGGGGTTATTTTTTGGATGTgggaatattaaaattttttcacatgAAATTAATAGTAATTGCTTTTTTGCTTTATACCATTTGGCTTCCAAAAGTTTTCATGGGAAtgctctaattttaatttttttatgtttatttatttttgagaaagagagacagagtgtgagcaggttaggggtggagagagagggagacacagaatctgaagcaggcttcaggctttgagctatcagtacagtgcccaatgtgggggctcagccccaggagccatgagatcatgacctgagccgaagtcagacacttaaccaactgagccaccaggtggcCCTCTAACTTTCAGATGGGAAGACACTTGTATTTGTCAAGAATGTAAGACAGAGCTTCAGAGCTTTCTCTATCCCTAACTAGACCTTAATCTGACTTCTCAACAGCCTTATCTCATTTCTGCAGGGCATGAACTAAGCATATTACATCATTGTATCTGACCTTACTGTATGGAAGAAGTATACTGTCCAGAGAATTTATGGTTTTCACTAGAGGCTGGTATGAACCCCGTAACTGTGGGTTCCCTAAGGGTCACTATCAAGATATGAAAGACCattgaaagtatattttattgGTGTGGGGCCCTGTCCACATAAACAATTTGATTCTGCAATGCAATACAAATTCCATGGATCCATATGACATACAGTGAAGATTTAGAATAATGGGTAGAGAAAAAACACACATATTATTTATCCTCCAAATCAGTGAATGTGGACATTCTCCATCGTGTTTaagctctgtctttttctgttcagGTCCAAGAACTATCTCTTTACTGCCACATGAACTCTTCCTTGATAATTTCCTATCTTTCACTGTGACAGAAAGGAAAGGTAGCAACAAAATTAACTTGACATGTCATGACTCTTAAAGAGTCTCTTTGTATTGATGTACTCTAGCTCTTGTTGCCTTTTCCGCTCCCTAAAACCACTAGTAAATGTTGGTTGAGTCATTGCTCATGACTGAATGATCCATTGTGTTGCTGGAGTGTATTGGGTTCCTGGACAAACAGCATGTGGGCATCAGAAAGAATGAGGGGTAAGGTTATGGTATGGGGCAGGGACAATCTCTGTCCAATAATCCCTGAGTGATGCTACACAGTGTCACATAGCTATATGGGTGTACAGATAGATCCATTTTCACACTGATCTgccccattcttttcttttttaaactgattttttaaaagtttttatgggggcgcctgggtggcgcagtcggttaagcgtccgacttcagccaggtcacgatctcgcggtccgtgagttcgagccccgcgtcgggctctgggctgatggctcggagcctggagcctgtttccgattctgtgtctccctctctctctgcccctcccccgttcatgctctgtctctctctgtcccaaaaataaataaacgttggaaaaaaaaagtttttatgtatttattttgagagggagagagagagagagagagcacagacaggagaaggcagaaaagaagagagagaaaatcccaagcaggttccacattttcagcacagagccctgtgtggggctcaaactcatgaaccacgagatcatgacctgagccaaaatcaagagttggacacaaccgactaagtcatccaggtgcccctatcccaCTCTTTTCAATCTGGGGTGATTTTTaatcttataattatttattaggTGGGTGTATAATCTTTGCCATATAGTGTAAATATAATCCATACAAGACTATACTATTCACATAGTAtttcacatacaaaaaataaattacactgaACACTTGTAGCTGCTAATGAATAGTTTTAATTCTGTTGGAGAAGTACTTCTTTTACTTGATCCCTTTAAATTTGTATTAATAACAGAGTGTTATCTAAGAAGAGCATGAGATTTGGCAAGGAGAGCCtgatttaattttcagttttatgtcTTACTATATGTGTAGGTAAACCAAGTGACTAAACTTTTTGGACTTCAATATCCTCATCTTGCCAACAGTAAAATAATACCAgatatttttgtggttttaaaagaatttttacaggggtgcctgggtggttcagtcagtcagttgagcatcttcctcttgattttggctcaggtcatgatcccagggttgtgggatcgagccccacatcaggctctgcactgaagcagagcctgcttaagattctctctcactctgccccttacccctgtttgtgcaccctctctctctttctaaaattaattttaaaaactaaaaacaaaaaaaactacaaaacaaaagaattgtTATACCAGAAATTTGTGTTAAACTTGGCAAGTTTTATGGCAATGGTAGTGATATTAAAGACCATTTTTCCCCACATGCATATCTCCCTTCCTACACTAGACAGCAGGGGTTTCaggttttatattaatttatatacttGTGTTTGATACAGATGTAATATAGGACaaaaatggttttcaaaatatttca includes these proteins:
- the LOC125176049 gene encoding olfactory receptor 51A4-like, coding for MGPINSSWFQPPTLLLTGIPGLEAVQIWISIPLCVMYLIALLGNCIILFVIKNTSSLHDPQYIFLTMLATTDVGLSLSTLPTVLSVFLLNHREIEFHSCLTQMFFIHTFSSMESAILLAMAFDRFVAIRNPLHYTVVLTSPRIMGMGIAAMVRAVVLMVPLPILLKRLSFCRDVILSHCYCYHPDVMKLACGPVRVNIIYGLSLVLCSFGVDSVFIVISHILILKTVLGIASEDGQLRALNTCISHIFTVCIFYVPLIVLALIHRFGTFTSPLLHVTMANLFLFLTPVLNPLVYSLKTKQIRSAVHKVLRARRNLLK